The genomic stretch ACTCATGAATCGCTCCTTCTTCCTTTCGGGACTCCTCTTCTGCTGCTGTGGCTTTGATACCCTCCGCGGCACCGATCTCTCCGCGAGCTACGATTGGAAGCCGATGAAGGTCGGCGGGGGCGGCTGGGTCGTCGGCATGGATATCAGTCCCACGGAGAAGAACCTGATCTACATCCGCACCGACGTCTCGGGCGGCTATCGGTGGAACGCCGAGACCTCGACGTGGAAGCAGGTCGTCACCTCCTCGAGCATGCCGAAGGAATACGTCGAGTACGGCAAGTACTCGGGCGTCGACAGCCTCGTGAGCGCGCCGAAGGACCCGAACGTCGCCTACATGGCCTTCTCCAAGCAGGTCTTCCGGAGCGCCGACCGGGGTGAGACCTGGAAAGCGACGACGTTCGGAACCCACGATCTCGCGATGGACTCGAACGGCGAGGGGAGGCAGGAGGGGGAGCGGCTCGCCGTCGACCCGAACAACAGCGACATCGTCTACTACGCCTCGATCGCGAACGGTCTCTGGCTCACTCCCGACGGCGGAGCCACGTGGAGCAAGGTGGCCGCGATCCCGGCGGGCAAGCTGCCCCACGGCGTCAACACCGTCGTCTTCGACAAGGGGAGCGCCACTCTCCCGGCGAAGGGGGAGACCGTGAAAACGAGCGTCCTCTACGTCACCGTCGAGGAGGCGGGCATTTTCAAGAGCGCCGACGCGGGTGCCACGTGGACGAACATCGCGGCCTCGGCTACCGGCACCCCTGGTCCCGGAGTGAAGGTCCGCAACGCGAAGATCGGCCCGGACCGCACCTACTTCGTCGCCTGCGACAACGACAAGGGAGCCGTCGGCTCGGTCTGGAAGCTCAACGTCGCCGGGGAGTGGACGAACATCACCCCGCCCCCGCCGAACGGCGGAAGCCAATCCTATGTCGACATCGCCGTCGACCCGTTCGACGCCCATCATCTCCTCGCCATGGAGAACGGCGGCAAGTGCTTCCTCTCGACCGACCAGGGCGCAACGTGGACCTACCATTTCTTCCGGCTCGAGAGCGCGAAGATCGAGTGGCTCGGCAAGCAGGAGAACTACTGGCTGAGCGTCGGCGAACTCGCCTTCGATCCGTTCGACCGGGGCAAACTCTGGTTTGCGGAGGGCTTCGGCGTCTGGTGGGCGAAGGACCTCGCCGCAGTCCAGATCCCCTGGCAGGCCGAGAGCGCGGGAATCGAGGAAGTCTGCGCCCGTGAGATCGTCGCCCCGCCCGGGGGCAAGCCGGTCGGCGCGGTGTGGGACGCGGGCGTCTTCTATTTCAGCGATCCCGATGTGTACACCGCAAAACGGGCGCTGCCCTACTTCATGGCGTGCTGGTCGATCGACTGGTGCCCCGCCGATCCGAAATTCATCGCCGCCCTTTTCCGGAACAACCTCAACTTCGGCCCGATGCCGAGACAGGCGGGCTACTCGACCGACGGCGGGCTGACGTGGAAGCGGTTCCCCGCCGCCGAGAACAAGACCCTCCCTCCCGGCCTCGATTACGGCATCGTCGCCGTCTCCGCGAACACTCCCGACCACATCGCCTGGTGTCCCGCGTTCACCAAGCTCCCGTTCTACACCGCCGACCGGGGTGCGACGTGGCAGCAATCCGATTGCGGCGAGCTGAAGGCGACGGGGATGTCCCCGATCCATTCGGGCCAGCGGCCGATCTGCGCCGACCGCGTCCTACCCGATACGTTCTATCTCTACACGACGAGTGACGGCGTCTACCGCTCGACCGACGGGGGAGCGCACTATGCCAAGGTCGGCGGACCGTCCTGCCCCGGACGGACCAACGCGCTCCTCAAGGCGGTGCCGGGCCACGGCGGTGACCTCTGGTTCGCCGAGGAGTCGGGCGGCGGCCTGTGGCACTCGACCGACGGCGGTGCCAAGTGGGAGGCCCTTCCCGGCTTCCAGCGTTGCATGACCATCGGCTT from Verrucomicrobium sp. GAS474 encodes the following:
- a CDS encoding sialidase, with translation MNRSFFLSGLLFCCCGFDTLRGTDLSASYDWKPMKVGGGGWVVGMDISPTEKNLIYIRTDVSGGYRWNAETSTWKQVVTSSSMPKEYVEYGKYSGVDSLVSAPKDPNVAYMAFSKQVFRSADRGETWKATTFGTHDLAMDSNGEGRQEGERLAVDPNNSDIVYYASIANGLWLTPDGGATWSKVAAIPAGKLPHGVNTVVFDKGSATLPAKGETVKTSVLYVTVEEAGIFKSADAGATWTNIAASATGTPGPGVKVRNAKIGPDRTYFVACDNDKGAVGSVWKLNVAGEWTNITPPPPNGGSQSYVDIAVDPFDAHHLLAMENGGKCFLSTDQGATWTYHFFRLESAKIEWLGKQENYWLSVGELAFDPFDRGKLWFAEGFGVWWAKDLAAVQIPWQAESAGIEEVCAREIVAPPGGKPVGAVWDAGVFYFSDPDVYTAKRALPYFMACWSIDWCPADPKFIAALFRNNLNFGPMPRQAGYSTDGGLTWKRFPAAENKTLPPGLDYGIVAVSANTPDHIAWCPAFTKLPFYTADRGATWQQSDCGELKATGMSPIHSGQRPICADRVLPDTFYLYTTSDGVYRSTDGGAHYAKVGGPSCPGRTNALLKAVPGHGGDLWFAEESGGGLWHSTDGGAKWEALPGFQRCMTIGFGKAQTEDGYPTLYVDAIRGGVTGIYRSTDTGATWDKICDYPLGLFEWVNSIDGDKEVFGKVYLGFAQAGFAYGALKEQSNP